In one window of Posidoniimonas corsicana DNA:
- a CDS encoding pectate lyase family protein translates to MRATNYALSADAMSESPSISGRTPVPAICFSFFTVVLAIAATDSALSGELPAFPGAEGYGARTIGGRGGRVIAVTNLHESGPGSFRAAIEAKGPRIVVFRVAGTIDSEGKRFSIKNDNITIAGQTAPGDGICIKGDLSLNANDVVIRYIRVRPDPVSREVDAVFGRYKENIILDHVSTSWSSDEVLSVYHNEHVTIQWCLISEACAKGSSGHRFGGIWGNNFGTYHHNLIAHNDSRNPRWASGCGYNDYRNNVIYNWGYESCYGGEARQKGDRRNPPIEHSTINMLANYYRPGPATRSDVKDHIAKPSSRGEGDSGSWHVAGNHFHGFPKITTDNWLGVKGNRFKRLTEPWGAMPIEQQSAEEAYEAVLTHAGCSFPNRDSIDVRIVEEVRTGTAQFGANGIITTPKDVGGWPKLKSAEPPADADEDGMPDEWEKAHDLNPDDASDAARDRDDDGYSNIEEYVNGLAR, encoded by the coding sequence ATGAGAGCAACGAACTATGCGCTGTCGGCCGATGCTATGAGCGAGTCCCCTTCGATATCGGGACGAACACCGGTGCCCGCGATCTGCTTCAGCTTCTTCACCGTTGTCCTAGCCATCGCGGCAACCGATTCGGCGTTGTCCGGAGAGTTGCCGGCCTTCCCCGGTGCGGAAGGGTATGGCGCTCGAACCATAGGCGGTCGCGGCGGACGGGTGATTGCGGTAACCAACTTGCATGAGTCCGGTCCGGGAAGTTTCCGCGCCGCAATCGAAGCCAAAGGGCCGCGAATCGTCGTGTTCCGTGTCGCCGGAACGATCGACAGCGAGGGCAAACGGTTCAGCATCAAGAACGACAACATCACGATCGCTGGCCAGACGGCTCCCGGTGACGGCATTTGCATCAAAGGCGACCTGTCGCTCAACGCCAACGATGTGGTCATTCGTTACATCCGCGTGCGGCCCGATCCGGTATCCCGCGAAGTCGACGCGGTTTTTGGTCGTTACAAAGAGAACATCATCCTCGATCACGTCTCCACAAGCTGGAGCAGTGACGAAGTGTTGTCGGTGTACCACAACGAACACGTCACGATCCAGTGGTGTTTGATTTCCGAAGCGTGTGCAAAAGGCAGTTCCGGACACCGTTTTGGCGGCATTTGGGGCAACAACTTCGGCACTTACCATCACAACTTGATTGCCCACAACGACAGTCGCAATCCGCGCTGGGCGTCGGGCTGCGGCTACAACGACTACCGCAACAACGTGATTTACAACTGGGGCTACGAAAGCTGCTACGGCGGCGAAGCCCGCCAGAAGGGCGACCGGAGAAATCCACCCATCGAACATTCGACGATCAACATGCTTGCCAACTACTACAGACCTGGCCCGGCCACGCGTAGTGACGTCAAGGATCACATCGCGAAGCCTTCGTCGAGGGGCGAGGGGGATTCAGGCAGTTGGCACGTGGCAGGCAACCATTTTCATGGCTTTCCCAAAATAACCACGGACAACTGGCTGGGTGTGAAGGGCAATCGGTTCAAGAGACTGACTGAGCCGTGGGGCGCAATGCCGATCGAGCAGCAGTCAGCGGAGGAGGCTTACGAAGCAGTCCTCACCCACGCGGGTTGCTCGTTTCCCAATCGCGATTCGATTGACGTTCGCATCGTCGAAGAAGTTCGCACCGGCACGGCGCAGTTCGGCGCGAACGGCATCATCACAACTCCGAAAGATGTCGGCGGTTGGCCGAAGCTGAAGTCAGCAGAACCGCCGGCCGACGCGGATGAAGACGGCATGCCCGACGAATGGGAGAAAGCACACGACCTGAACCCCGACGACGCTTCGGACGCGGCAAGAGACCGCGACGATGACGGCTATTCCAACATCGAGGAGTACGTCAACGGGTTGGCAAGATGA
- a CDS encoding PEP-CTERM sorting domain-containing protein: protein MPHDVKMQLRTATLLATLALASLWFEPLPAANAQSNPLEFDTVINSPPQPVPRSIGSSTQLNLADGGEVPFSFDAGLADGSSTNVEVNINGGSVGNGFHANPGSTVNINQGTVAIFLKSELGSVVNVRGGVVGRGVGIGGELNISGGEVGSGGSGRVVDLEPGSHLNLSGGRITDDVGGSGFSASISGGAVAGRLIAGSGASVQISGGRFGWGFNAADGSVTLHGNEFSLNGVEYTESAITLQAGDIFTGTLASGAVFIFTPTRGDNLADVQLVATDLAAAAVSPIVVDGVGPDGLRPGETLNLLPGGALDGPFSAVGGVLNVDGGSIGAGLEVVETEVNLSSGTVGGRIDLFAGSVFRVSGGFADSYVYAHPGSEVHVTGGRLENIDFAPDSFGVISGGVIGPAVTVEAGASLTISGGTVEEPRGSGFRALPGSEVHLVGTQFTLDGRPIRRLDPGETQELRDRRATLAGILADGTPFEFYLGAVTSRDDYFDVNATLKVTLLAVPEPSACALLLTGSLGIGWRRR, encoded by the coding sequence ATGCCTCACGACGTTAAGATGCAGCTGCGCACTGCTACTCTGCTAGCAACATTGGCGCTGGCGTCGCTCTGGTTCGAACCCCTGCCCGCCGCCAACGCCCAGTCCAACCCTCTGGAGTTCGACACGGTAATTAACTCGCCCCCACAACCAGTCCCTCGCTCCATCGGGTCCTCGACGCAGCTGAATCTTGCCGACGGTGGAGAGGTCCCGTTCTCCTTTGACGCTGGCCTGGCGGACGGATCGAGCACCAATGTCGAAGTCAACATCAACGGCGGTTCGGTTGGCAACGGATTCCATGCCAACCCCGGCAGCACGGTGAACATCAACCAGGGCACGGTGGCGATTTTCCTGAAGTCTGAGCTGGGCAGTGTCGTTAACGTGCGGGGCGGGGTAGTTGGGCGCGGCGTGGGTATCGGCGGAGAACTAAACATCAGTGGCGGCGAGGTTGGTAGTGGCGGCTCGGGTAGAGTCGTTGATTTGGAGCCCGGAAGTCATCTGAATCTCTCGGGTGGTAGGATCACAGACGACGTAGGCGGGAGTGGTTTTTCTGCGTCGATAAGCGGGGGGGCGGTCGCAGGGAGACTCATTGCTGGTTCGGGGGCTTCGGTGCAAATATCCGGGGGGCGGTTCGGGTGGGGTTTCAATGCGGCGGACGGTTCCGTCACATTGCACGGGAACGAATTTAGCCTGAACGGCGTGGAGTACACCGAGTCTGCGATAACACTTCAAGCGGGTGATATCTTCACGGGCACCTTGGCGAGTGGCGCGGTATTCATCTTCACGCCGACCAGGGGTGACAATCTGGCCGATGTTCAGCTCGTAGCGACTGATCTGGCGGCTGCCGCGGTCTCTCCTATAGTCGTCGACGGCGTCGGTCCCGATGGTCTCAGGCCAGGAGAGACCTTGAATCTATTGCCGGGGGGGGCGCTTGACGGGCCGTTCTCTGCGGTCGGGGGAGTACTCAACGTTGACGGCGGATCGATTGGCGCGGGCCTTGAGGTCGTAGAAACGGAAGTCAACCTGAGTTCGGGCACGGTTGGCGGTCGGATCGACCTGTTCGCGGGGAGCGTGTTTAGGGTTAGCGGGGGTTTCGCCGACAGCTACGTCTACGCGCATCCTGGAAGCGAGGTGCATGTGACCGGGGGCCGGCTTGAGAACATCGATTTTGCGCCGGACAGCTTCGGCGTCATTAGTGGCGGCGTGATCGGACCAGCGGTGACGGTAGAGGCGGGGGCAAGCCTCACGATTAGCGGCGGCACAGTCGAAGAGCCGAGGGGATCGGGATTCCGTGCACTTCCCGGGAGCGAGGTCCACTTGGTCGGCACCCAGTTCACCCTGGATGGAAGGCCGATCCGGCGTCTAGACCCTGGTGAAACCCAAGAGCTGAGAGACCGCCGAGCGACCCTAGCCGGAATACTTGCGGACGGCACGCCTTTCGAGTTCTACCTAGGCGCCGTTACATCTCGCGACGACTACTTCGATGTTAACGCTACTCTCAAAGTGACTCTTCTCGCCGTTCCCGAACCGTCCGCTTGCGCCCTGCTGCTCACCGGCTCGCTCGGAATCGGCTGGCGGCGTCGGTAG
- a CDS encoding DUF7453 family protein produces the protein MRNPTAAALLTLTLCCPVVGIAVEPSSDLRIRTLGLSDQQAPAMPTGVALGEFSYVTINGDGNRPELNASGQSAFFSQMRGPGIDSANDGALWFDDGDRLHIIAQEGMTAPGALDGEVFSRIYAGFPNLADDGTIVFHASIQSDGGVERDGLWRAKDGDLDLVVLEGAVLPGLPNVIADAVLRSYRVGTDGEIVYYMIAQERRPPNLVTGVYRFDGETTSEVVKSGDIAPGIGRPFTNFSDDSVSINSNGDVAFVGLTEASGLEQREDSGIWLASSGATSLLVREGLHPPGTPTGAEFRNVSISIPFRFSPVLNSSREIAFFSSVLAPPPSGQSGIWTAAESGVEAKLISGDTLVSRGVSIVAPETDLGQEAALMNDDGVIVYKARLFGDDITDENDDAIFRLAPGGRTQVVARIGDQAPDTPDGVTFRHLGDVGLGSDGTVAFAATFLDPSYPAVQSGIWLETSSGELELVVRTNDELEVLKGDLRTISSIDFDGGSGNADGRVSSFERYGNLAFHARFTDGTSGMFHYGFSAVPTPTASALAALACVWACSSPRGRASKLSRGLG, from the coding sequence ATGCGCAACCCGACTGCAGCTGCCCTCTTAACTCTCACGCTCTGCTGTCCCGTCGTGGGCATTGCGGTCGAACCGTCGAGCGATCTGCGTATCCGAACGCTCGGTTTGTCCGACCAACAGGCGCCGGCGATGCCCACGGGTGTTGCGCTGGGAGAGTTTAGCTACGTCACCATCAACGGCGATGGCAATCGCCCAGAGCTCAACGCGAGTGGGCAATCGGCCTTTTTCTCGCAGATGCGTGGTCCTGGGATCGACAGCGCCAACGACGGGGCATTGTGGTTCGACGACGGGGACCGTCTCCACATAATCGCCCAGGAAGGGATGACGGCGCCCGGCGCGTTGGACGGGGAGGTCTTCAGTAGAATCTACGCAGGATTCCCGAACCTCGCCGATGACGGCACGATTGTATTCCATGCTTCCATCCAATCGGACGGAGGTGTCGAACGGGACGGCCTCTGGCGCGCGAAGGACGGTGACCTTGATCTTGTCGTGTTAGAAGGCGCCGTACTGCCGGGCCTCCCGAACGTGATTGCCGACGCCGTGCTACGTTCGTACAGGGTCGGCACTGACGGCGAGATCGTCTACTACATGATCGCGCAGGAACGCCGGCCGCCCAACTTGGTGACCGGTGTGTACCGCTTCGACGGCGAGACTACTTCCGAAGTCGTAAAAAGCGGGGACATCGCGCCTGGAATTGGAAGGCCATTCACCAACTTCTCGGATGACTCCGTATCGATCAACAGCAACGGAGACGTCGCATTTGTTGGGTTAACCGAAGCAAGCGGACTCGAGCAACGGGAAGACTCTGGGATATGGTTGGCCTCTAGCGGCGCAACCTCGCTGCTAGTCCGAGAAGGCTTACACCCACCGGGAACTCCCACGGGTGCAGAGTTTCGAAACGTCTCGATCTCAATCCCGTTTCGGTTCTCTCCCGTCCTCAACTCAAGCCGAGAGATCGCCTTCTTCAGTTCAGTCCTTGCTCCACCCCCGTCCGGTCAGTCTGGAATCTGGACGGCCGCTGAGTCTGGCGTCGAGGCGAAGCTCATCAGTGGCGACACCCTCGTCAGCCGTGGCGTTTCCATCGTCGCGCCTGAGACAGATTTAGGACAGGAAGCGGCATTGATGAATGATGATGGCGTGATTGTCTACAAAGCCAGGCTATTCGGGGACGACATCACAGACGAGAACGACGACGCCATTTTCCGCCTGGCGCCCGGAGGCCGAACACAGGTCGTTGCGAGGATAGGTGACCAGGCGCCCGACACGCCCGACGGCGTGACGTTTCGGCACCTAGGTGACGTCGGTCTCGGCTCTGACGGCACGGTGGCGTTTGCGGCAACCTTTTTAGACCCAAGCTATCCAGCGGTCCAGTCGGGGATCTGGCTTGAAACCTCTTCTGGAGAGCTGGAGCTAGTTGTCCGAACCAATGATGAGCTTGAAGTGTTGAAGGGTGACCTACGCACCATCAGTTCCATCGATTTCGATGGGGGCTCTGGCAACGCAGATGGCCGGGTCAGCAGTTTCGAGCGGTACGGCAACCTGGCATTCCATGCTCGGTTCACCGACGGCACCTCGGGGATGTTCCACTACGGCTTCAGCGCTGTCCCCACCCCCACCGCCTCAGCCCTAGCCGCCTTGGCGTGCGTGTGGGCATGCAGCTCGCCCCGAGGGAGAGCCAGCAAACTCTCACGCGGGCTCGGCTGA
- a CDS encoding tyrosine-type recombinase/integrase, with amino-acid sequence MASLSRRSSTGSYSIQFEDRDRIRQTITLGKIPKRAAQQTLIHVEKLAAAQITGTAPDADTSRWLSGASEKLIAKLAKVGLVQDRQNALLGAWIDFYDASRKADPKIKQSTINASAATFKSLKKYFGAGRPLRSIAKGEAKAWRVKVAEGRAENTVRKWTAAAKKLFNAAIEFGVVDANPFDGLQVTTLEVREREFFITQDAADKVLKACPTLEWRLIFALARYGGLRCPSEVLALRWGDILWDQQRFIVRSPKTEHHDGLGSRVVPLFPELTPLLSEGFDQAEPGAEFVITRTRDSATNLRTQMARIVELAGLQPWPKLFQNLRATRATELADSFPGHVAAAWLGHSVKVAKNYYWQVTDDHFEAAGQSAANALQKLPQGSVNKCSKGGENLAKSHSSALSAEASVGDTRLELVTSAV; translated from the coding sequence ATGGCGAGCCTTTCCCGCCGGTCGAGCACCGGCAGCTACAGCATCCAATTTGAAGACCGTGACCGCATAAGGCAGACGATCACATTGGGGAAAATCCCCAAGCGGGCGGCCCAGCAGACCTTGATTCACGTCGAGAAGCTGGCGGCCGCTCAGATCACTGGCACGGCGCCTGACGCCGACACGAGCCGTTGGCTATCCGGCGCGAGCGAAAAGCTAATCGCCAAGCTGGCGAAGGTTGGGCTAGTGCAGGACCGACAGAACGCCCTGCTGGGGGCCTGGATCGACTTCTACGATGCGAGTAGGAAGGCGGACCCCAAGATCAAGCAGAGCACGATTAACGCGTCCGCGGCGACCTTCAAGAGCCTCAAGAAGTACTTCGGCGCCGGGCGTCCGTTACGGTCGATTGCGAAGGGGGAGGCCAAGGCGTGGCGGGTCAAGGTCGCGGAGGGCAGGGCGGAGAACACCGTCCGCAAGTGGACTGCAGCGGCGAAGAAGCTGTTTAACGCAGCCATTGAGTTTGGCGTGGTCGACGCGAACCCTTTCGATGGGCTTCAGGTGACAACGCTGGAGGTACGCGAACGTGAGTTCTTCATCACTCAAGACGCCGCTGACAAGGTGCTCAAGGCGTGCCCCACGCTGGAATGGCGGTTGATCTTCGCATTGGCACGTTACGGCGGCCTACGCTGCCCGTCTGAAGTGCTTGCACTGCGTTGGGGCGACATCCTATGGGACCAGCAGCGGTTCATAGTGCGGAGCCCGAAGACAGAACACCACGACGGTCTAGGCTCACGAGTCGTGCCGCTGTTCCCAGAACTGACGCCGTTGCTCTCCGAAGGCTTCGACCAGGCGGAGCCCGGCGCCGAGTTTGTCATAACCCGAACCCGCGACTCTGCCACCAACCTGCGCACGCAGATGGCCCGGATTGTCGAGCTGGCGGGGCTGCAGCCGTGGCCGAAGCTGTTCCAAAACCTACGCGCGACAAGAGCAACTGAGCTGGCCGACAGCTTCCCGGGGCACGTCGCCGCGGCATGGCTGGGGCACAGCGTGAAGGTCGCGAAGAACTACTACTGGCAGGTCACCGACGACCACTTCGAGGCCGCCGGACAAAGCGCTGCAAATGCGCTGCAGAAGCTGCCGCAAGGCAGTGTAAATAAGTGCAGCAAGGGGGGCGAAAACCTCGCTAAATCACACTCTTCTGCACTCAGTGCAGAAGCATCAGTGGGCGATACAAGACTCGAACTTGTGACCTCTGCGGTGTGA
- a CDS encoding Sec-independent protein translocase subunit TatA/TatB, translating to MEQIQLALAFIGGMGHMEMLIIGAIAVLLFGNRLPSVARSMGRSLTEFKKGMNGVTDEWNAAVNSDPTDSLVHDDRETPDSNAFSPPEPETESDSEDARHTTV from the coding sequence ATGGAACAGATTCAACTCGCCCTGGCGTTCATCGGCGGCATGGGCCACATGGAGATGCTGATCATCGGCGCCATCGCGGTGCTGCTGTTCGGCAACCGGCTGCCCTCGGTCGCCCGATCGATGGGACGTAGCCTGACCGAGTTCAAGAAGGGCATGAACGGCGTCACCGACGAGTGGAACGCCGCGGTCAACAGCGACCCCACCGACTCGCTCGTGCACGACGACCGCGAGACGCCCGACTCCAACGCCTTCAGCCCCCCCGAGCCCGAGACCGAGTCGGACTCCGAGGACGCCCGCCACACCACCGTGTAG
- a CDS encoding Sec-independent protein translocase subunit TatA/TatB, whose amino-acid sequence MFTPGPLQLIIVLAIVLLLFGSRLPSVARSLGQSLTEFKKGVKGIEDKSADKE is encoded by the coding sequence ATGTTTACGCCAGGCCCCCTTCAGTTAATCATCGTGCTGGCCATCGTGCTGCTGCTGTTTGGCAGCCGGCTGCCCAGCGTTGCGCGGTCGCTCGGCCAGAGCCTGACCGAGTTCAAGAAGGGCGTCAAAGGGATCGAAGACAAGTCGGCGGACAAAGAGTAG